A stretch of Halococcus agarilyticus DNA encodes these proteins:
- a CDS encoding DUF5779 family protein, producing MSEFDLDLQTIESEMDVEDADGTGRVVLGVLDGRTPDEEWVAEVDGGAVLVLAVEGDMKRLAAGFAPDIREMGGELIHFRRFLLVTPPGVTIDTDRLD from the coding sequence ATGAGCGAGTTCGATCTGGATCTCCAGACGATCGAATCCGAGATGGACGTGGAGGACGCCGACGGCACCGGTCGAGTGGTCCTCGGGGTGCTCGACGGCCGGACGCCCGACGAGGAGTGGGTCGCGGAAGTCGACGGCGGCGCGGTGCTCGTGCTCGCCGTCGAGGGCGACATGAAGCGCCTCGCGGCCGGGTTCGCGCCCGACATCCGCGAGATGGGCGGCGAACTCATCCACTTCCGGCGATTCCTCCTGGTCACGCCGCCCGGCGTCACGATCGACACCGACCGGCTGGACTGA